From the genome of Frankiales bacterium, one region includes:
- a CDS encoding TrpB-like pyridoxal phosphate-dependent enzyme yields MDDAVRRHKYVLDEDEMPTRWYNLVPDLPSPPPPALHPGTLEPAGPDDFAPLFPMDLILQEVSQDRYVEIPGGVLDVYRQWRPSPLFRAHRLEEALGTPARIYYKYEGGSPAGSHKPNTAVPQAYYNKKAGVRKLTTETGAGQWGTALALACALYGLECEVWQVGSSYDSKPYRRLMIEAFGGTVHRSPSDLTEAGRRLGADPANRSGSLGIAISEAVEVAASDPTVRYSLGSVLNHVLMHQTIIGEEALLQLAKAGDTPTHIVGCTGGGSNFGGLSFPFLREKLAGRMSPRIIAAEPASCPSLTHGVYAYDFGDTAGMTPLMKMHTLGHDFIPDPIHAGGLRYHGMAPLISHVYELGLMEARAVPQTECFAAAVQFARTEGIVPAPEPTHALALAVQEAMKAKETGEETVILTALCGHGHFDLAAYDDYLNGRMVDEEVSPERFAAGLATIPPVPVA; encoded by the coding sequence ATGGACGACGCCGTGCGCCGGCACAAGTACGTGCTCGACGAGGACGAGATGCCCACGCGCTGGTACAACCTCGTCCCGGACCTGCCGAGCCCGCCGCCGCCCGCGCTGCACCCGGGCACGCTCGAGCCGGCCGGCCCGGACGACTTCGCGCCGCTGTTCCCGATGGACCTGATCCTCCAGGAGGTCTCGCAGGACCGGTACGTCGAGATCCCCGGCGGCGTCCTCGACGTCTACCGCCAGTGGAGGCCCTCGCCGCTCTTCCGCGCCCACCGGCTCGAGGAGGCGCTCGGGACGCCGGCGCGCATCTACTACAAGTACGAGGGCGGTTCGCCGGCCGGCTCGCACAAGCCGAACACCGCCGTGCCGCAGGCCTACTACAACAAGAAGGCGGGCGTCCGGAAGCTCACCACCGAGACCGGAGCCGGCCAGTGGGGCACGGCGCTGGCCCTGGCCTGCGCGCTGTACGGCCTCGAGTGCGAGGTGTGGCAGGTGGGGTCGTCGTACGACTCCAAGCCCTACCGGCGGCTCATGATCGAGGCCTTCGGCGGCACCGTGCACCGCTCGCCCTCCGACCTCACCGAGGCCGGGCGGCGGCTCGGGGCCGACCCCGCCAACCGGAGCGGCTCGCTCGGCATCGCGATCTCCGAGGCGGTCGAGGTCGCGGCGTCGGACCCCACGGTGCGCTACTCGCTGGGCAGCGTGCTCAACCACGTGCTCATGCACCAGACGATCATCGGCGAGGAGGCGCTGCTCCAGCTGGCGAAGGCCGGCGACACCCCCACGCACATCGTCGGCTGCACGGGCGGCGGCTCGAACTTCGGCGGTCTGTCGTTCCCGTTCCTGCGCGAGAAGCTCGCCGGCCGGATGTCACCGCGGATCATCGCGGCGGAGCCGGCGTCGTGCCCGTCGCTCACGCACGGCGTGTACGCCTACGACTTCGGCGACACGGCGGGCATGACGCCGCTGATGAAGATGCACACGCTCGGCCACGACTTCATCCCCGACCCGATCCACGCGGGCGGCCTGCGCTACCACGGCATGGCGCCGCTGATCTCCCACGTGTACGAGCTCGGGCTCATGGAGGCGCGAGCGGTGCCGCAGACCGAGTGCTTCGCCGCCGCGGTGCAGTTCGCCCGCACCGAGGGCATCGTCCCGGCGCCGGAGCCGACGCACGCGCTCGCGCTCGCGGTGCAGGAGGCGATGAAGGCCAAGGAGACGGGCGAGGAGACGGTGATCCTCACGGCGCTGTGCGGCCACGGGCACTTCGACCTCGCGGCCTACGACGACTACCTCAACGGCCGGATGGTCGACGAGGAGGTCAGCCCGGAGCGGTTCGCTGCGGGGCTCGCGACGATCCCGCCGGTGCCGGTCGCCTGA
- a CDS encoding S8 family serine peptidase, translated as MRPRTWLRAGAAALLIAPLCAVTAASGAAADDGHSLTLKEKLTPTSTVSADKADTSRLAQTDRSLLGRKDSTPVPVMIKLDYDSVATYDGGINGLAATSPSVTGRSLRGSSTERAYEAYIGGREKHFRTDLKSAVPSAKLGRSLKLVYGGLAAVVPANQIDKLVSMPGVVAVQKDSLRHPLTDASTQFIGADSLDSALGGAPNAGKGVIFGSLDSGVWPEHPSFADNGNLSAPPAKADGTPRTCDFGPDPLTNQPFTCNNKLIGGAGFLSTYNAVVGGEVYGDTARDSDGHGTHTASTAAGDVVASAKVFGVERGPIRGVAPGAWISVYKVCGKDGCFSSDSAAAVQQAILDGVNVINFSISGGSNPYTDPVELAFLDAYAAGVFVAASAGNSGPGAGTTDHVSPWVTTVAASTQTREFSSTITFQSGADTLQVEGASIMGGVADQTPVVIAGDAPYNDALCQKTDPAPDLYAGKIVVCKRGSNARVDKGYNVLQGGAVGMILYNPTLADVETDNHWLPAVHVADGTAMMAWLGSHSDVTAAFTPGVKKDGQGDVMASFSSRGPGGLGIKPDITAPGVQILAGQTPTPDSTTSGPAGQYYQAIAGTSMSSPHIAGSAILEKALHPSWTPGQIKSALMTTAKTSVVKEDGTTPTDPFDDGSGRVDLTQADNPGLTFDETAANMAVLGADKVHAIDLNLPSIDAPVMPGTVTTYRTAVNVTNRTQEYRVSTTAPKDSSISVWPREFEVRPGRSVTLRITISSTAPTAQYFGEVRLSPKGRSGLPQLHLPVAFVPQQADVNLTSTCDADTLVHHATATCTITTTNNSPSDAVVSTASRVSNKLRIVSVSGATRHGDTVTAPTVTLGGSHPGVPTTAAGSSPAGFLPLQLFGATPDAIGDEDIVNYDVPEFVFNGRTYTSVGVDSNGYLVAGGGTSTDNDCCSNVVIGDPATPNNVMAPFWTDLDGTHSDGIRATVLTDGVDSWIAIQWDVNVWGTTDTRTFQVWIGVNGTQDVSFTYSGAQADPNGQAWAVGAENSEGAGVGYASLPDGSDLGVTSTPPTPGGSQTYTVTVRGQGRGTGRITSWMNSPNVSGTTIVSSDIRVR; from the coding sequence ATGAGGCCCAGAACATGGCTGCGCGCAGGTGCAGCCGCTCTCCTGATCGCCCCGCTCTGCGCGGTCACCGCCGCCAGCGGGGCAGCGGCTGACGACGGTCACTCGCTGACGCTCAAGGAGAAGCTGACCCCGACCTCGACCGTCAGCGCGGACAAGGCGGACACCAGCCGCCTGGCGCAGACCGACCGGTCCCTGCTCGGGCGCAAGGACTCCACGCCCGTGCCGGTGATGATCAAGCTCGACTACGACTCCGTCGCCACCTACGACGGCGGCATCAACGGACTCGCCGCCACCAGCCCGTCCGTCACCGGCCGCTCGCTGCGCGGCTCGTCGACGGAGCGGGCCTACGAGGCCTACATCGGCGGTCGCGAGAAGCACTTCCGCACCGACCTGAAGTCCGCGGTGCCCTCGGCGAAGCTCGGGCGTTCGCTGAAGCTGGTCTACGGCGGTCTCGCGGCAGTGGTGCCGGCCAACCAGATCGACAAGCTCGTCTCGATGCCCGGCGTCGTCGCCGTGCAGAAGGACAGCCTGCGCCACCCGCTCACCGACGCGAGCACGCAGTTCATCGGTGCCGACTCGCTCGACAGCGCGCTCGGCGGCGCGCCCAACGCCGGCAAGGGCGTCATCTTCGGCTCGCTCGACTCGGGCGTCTGGCCGGAGCACCCGTCGTTCGCCGACAACGGCAACCTCTCCGCGCCGCCGGCGAAGGCCGACGGCACGCCGCGCACCTGCGACTTCGGCCCGGACCCGCTGACCAACCAGCCGTTCACGTGCAACAACAAGCTGATCGGCGGCGCGGGCTTCCTGTCCACCTACAACGCGGTGGTCGGCGGCGAGGTCTACGGCGACACCGCGCGCGACTCCGACGGCCACGGCACGCACACCGCGTCCACCGCCGCCGGCGACGTCGTCGCCTCGGCCAAGGTCTTCGGCGTGGAGCGCGGTCCCATCCGCGGTGTCGCGCCGGGCGCCTGGATCTCGGTCTACAAGGTCTGCGGCAAGGACGGCTGCTTCAGCTCGGACTCCGCGGCTGCCGTCCAGCAGGCGATCCTCGACGGCGTCAACGTCATCAACTTCTCGATCTCCGGCGGGTCCAACCCGTACACCGACCCGGTCGAGCTCGCGTTCCTCGACGCCTACGCCGCCGGCGTGTTCGTCGCGGCGTCCGCGGGCAACAGCGGGCCCGGGGCGGGCACGACCGACCACGTGTCGCCGTGGGTCACCACGGTCGCGGCGTCGACCCAGACGCGTGAGTTCTCCTCGACGATCACGTTCCAGTCCGGTGCCGACACGCTGCAGGTCGAGGGCGCCTCGATCATGGGCGGCGTCGCCGACCAGACCCCGGTCGTGATCGCAGGCGACGCGCCGTACAACGACGCGCTGTGCCAGAAGACCGACCCGGCGCCCGATCTCTACGCCGGGAAGATCGTGGTCTGCAAGCGGGGGTCGAACGCCCGCGTCGACAAGGGCTACAACGTCCTGCAGGGCGGCGCCGTGGGGATGATCCTCTACAACCCCACGCTCGCCGACGTCGAGACCGACAACCACTGGCTGCCGGCGGTGCACGTGGCCGACGGCACCGCGATGATGGCGTGGCTCGGGTCGCACAGCGACGTGACCGCGGCCTTCACCCCGGGCGTCAAGAAGGACGGCCAGGGCGACGTCATGGCCTCGTTCTCCTCGCGCGGCCCGGGCGGGCTGGGCATCAAGCCGGACATCACGGCGCCCGGCGTCCAGATCCTCGCGGGCCAGACGCCCACGCCGGACTCCACCACGAGCGGCCCGGCCGGCCAGTACTACCAGGCCATCGCGGGCACCTCGATGTCCTCGCCGCACATCGCGGGCTCGGCCATCCTCGAGAAGGCCCTGCACCCCTCGTGGACGCCGGGGCAGATCAAGTCGGCCCTCATGACGACGGCGAAGACCAGCGTCGTCAAGGAGGACGGCACCACGCCGACCGACCCGTTCGACGACGGCAGCGGGCGCGTCGACCTCACGCAGGCCGACAACCCCGGGCTCACCTTCGACGAGACGGCCGCCAACATGGCGGTGCTCGGCGCCGACAAGGTGCACGCGATCGACCTGAACCTCCCGTCGATCGACGCACCCGTCATGCCGGGCACGGTGACGACGTACCGCACCGCGGTCAACGTCACCAACCGCACGCAGGAGTACCGCGTCTCCACGACCGCGCCGAAGGACAGTTCCATCTCGGTGTGGCCGCGCGAGTTCGAGGTGCGTCCCGGCCGCTCGGTCACGCTGCGGATCACCATCTCGTCGACCGCCCCGACCGCGCAGTACTTCGGCGAGGTCCGGCTCAGCCCCAAGGGCCGGTCCGGCCTGCCGCAGCTGCACCTGCCGGTCGCGTTCGTCCCGCAGCAGGCCGACGTCAACCTGACGAGCACCTGCGACGCGGACACCCTGGTGCACCACGCCACCGCCACCTGCACGATCACGACGACGAACAACTCGCCGTCCGACGCGGTGGTCTCCACGGCGTCGCGGGTCAGCAACAAGCTGCGGATCGTGTCCGTCTCGGGTGCGACGCGCCACGGTGACACCGTGACCGCGCCGACCGTCACCCTCGGCGGGTCGCACCCCGGCGTGCCCACCACCGCAGCGGGCTCGAGTCCGGCGGGCTTCCTGCCCCTGCAGCTGTTCGGGGCGACGCCGGACGCCATCGGCGACGAGGACATCGTCAACTACGACGTGCCCGAGTTCGTCTTCAACGGCCGGACCTACACCAGTGTCGGTGTGGACTCCAACGGCTACCTCGTGGCCGGCGGCGGCACCTCCACCGACAACGACTGCTGCAGCAACGTCGTGATCGGCGACCCGGCGACGCCGAACAACGTGATGGCGCCGTTCTGGACCGACCTCGACGGCACGCACTCCGACGGCATCAGGGCCACCGTCCTGACCGACGGGGTGGACAGCTGGATCGCGATCCAGTGGGACGTCAACGTGTGGGGCACCACCGACACGCGGACCTTCCAGGTGTGGATCGGCGTCAACGGCACGCAGGACGTGTCGTTCACGTACTCCGGCGCGCAGGCCGACCCGAACGGCCAGGCGTGGGCGGTCGGTGCCGAGAACTCCGAGGGCGCGGGCGTGGGCTACGCCTCGCTCCCGGACGGCAGCGACCTCGGGGTCACCAGCACGCCGCCGACGCCGGGCGGGTCGCAGACCTACACGGTGACGGTGCGCGGCCAGGGCCGCGGCACCGGGCGGATCACCAGCTGGATGAACTCGCCCAACGTCTCGGGCACGACCATCGTGTCCAGCGACATCCGGGTCCGGTAG
- a CDS encoding alcohol dehydrogenase has product MTTYLTLEDLLALVGDLGVGPVRDLGLLDSAAHRPTTSLYGHEAYPTLDSKAAVLLDSLVGNHALVDGNERLGWLAVVVFYGLNGIDLDAPDDDAFDLVVGVASGQIGAEGAAERLGRWRARRSGRR; this is encoded by the coding sequence GTGACCACCTACCTGACCCTCGAGGACCTGCTGGCCCTGGTCGGGGACCTCGGGGTCGGACCCGTGCGCGATCTCGGGCTGCTCGACTCGGCGGCGCACCGCCCGACGACGTCGCTCTACGGGCACGAGGCCTACCCCACCCTGGACTCCAAAGCGGCGGTCCTGCTCGACTCCCTCGTCGGCAACCACGCTCTCGTCGACGGCAACGAGCGGCTGGGCTGGCTGGCGGTCGTCGTCTTCTACGGGCTCAACGGGATCGACCTCGACGCGCCGGACGACGACGCCTTCGATCTCGTGGTCGGTGTCGCGTCCGGTCAGATCGGGGCCGAGGGGGCCGCCGAGCGGCTGGGGCGCTGGCGAGCACGCCGCTCCGGACGTCGGTAG
- a CDS encoding CopG family transcriptional regulator, giving the protein MAMTLRLTDEEDRALEALARAEWVSKQEAAIRAITDAAARRVHEDHVRELSASARERHAQLLERLGR; this is encoded by the coding sequence ATGGCGATGACGTTGCGGCTGACCGACGAGGAGGACCGCGCCCTGGAGGCGCTGGCCCGAGCCGAATGGGTGAGCAAGCAGGAGGCCGCGATCCGCGCGATCACCGATGCCGCCGCCCGGCGGGTCCACGAGGACCACGTGCGCGAGCTGTCGGCGTCGGCACGTGAGCGCCACGCCCAGCTGCTGGAGCGGCTCGGCAGGTGA
- the ychF gene encoding redox-regulated ATPase YchF has translation MALTIGIVGLPNVGKSTLFNALTKNEVLAANYPFATIEPNIGVVGVPDPRLDVLARIFSSERTLPATVSFVDIAGIVKGASEGEGLGNKFLANIRESDAICQVIRVFSDPDVVHVEGRVSPKDDIETINTELILADLQTLEKALPRLEKEARLNKDRAAVLEAAREANEVLSAGTTVFAAGLDRGPLRELFLLTAKPFLYVFNVDADELANESLKDELRALVAPAEAVFLDAKTEADLAELDDAEALELLQSIGMEESGLTTLARVAFDTLGLQTYLTAGPKESRAWTIPKGATAPQAAGVIHTDFQKGFIKAEVISFDDLVDAGSVHEARARGRARMEGKDYVMADGDVVEFRFNV, from the coding sequence GTGGCTCTCACCATCGGCATCGTCGGGCTCCCCAACGTGGGGAAGTCCACGCTGTTCAACGCGCTGACCAAGAACGAGGTCCTGGCGGCCAACTACCCGTTCGCGACGATCGAGCCGAACATCGGGGTGGTCGGCGTCCCGGACCCGCGGCTCGACGTACTCGCGCGCATCTTCTCCTCGGAGCGCACGCTGCCGGCGACGGTCTCGTTCGTCGACATCGCGGGGATCGTCAAGGGCGCCAGCGAGGGGGAGGGGCTCGGCAACAAGTTCCTCGCCAACATCCGCGAGAGCGACGCCATCTGCCAGGTGATCCGCGTGTTCAGCGACCCCGACGTCGTGCACGTCGAGGGTCGGGTGAGCCCGAAGGACGACATCGAGACGATCAACACCGAGCTGATCCTCGCCGACCTGCAGACCCTCGAGAAGGCGCTGCCCCGCCTGGAGAAGGAGGCGCGGCTCAACAAGGACCGGGCCGCCGTCCTCGAGGCAGCGCGCGAGGCGAACGAGGTGCTCTCCGCCGGCACCACGGTGTTCGCCGCCGGGCTCGACCGCGGGCCGCTGCGCGAGCTGTTCCTCCTCACGGCCAAGCCGTTCCTCTACGTCTTCAACGTCGACGCCGACGAGCTCGCGAACGAGTCGCTCAAGGACGAGCTGCGCGCGCTGGTGGCGCCGGCCGAGGCGGTGTTCCTCGACGCGAAGACCGAGGCCGACCTCGCCGAGCTCGACGACGCGGAGGCGCTCGAGCTGCTCCAGTCGATCGGCATGGAGGAGTCCGGCCTCACCACGCTGGCCCGCGTCGCGTTCGACACCCTCGGGCTCCAGACCTACCTCACCGCAGGGCCCAAGGAGTCGCGGGCCTGGACCATCCCCAAGGGCGCCACCGCGCCGCAGGCGGCCGGGGTGATCCACACCGACTTCCAGAAGGGCTTCATCAAGGCCGAGGTCATCTCCTTCGACGACCTCGTCGACGCCGGGTCCGTCCACGAGGCCCGGGCCCGCGGCCGCGCCCGCATGGAGGGCAAGGACTACGTCATGGCCGACGGCGACGTCGTGGAGTTCCGCTTCAACGTGTGA
- a CDS encoding MerR family transcriptional regulator: MSTTTDRPGERAWSIVEVARLASVSSRTLRHYDDVGLVRPAFVGANGYRYYRRAELRRLQEVLVLRELGLPLEAIARVLEGTGDRAAVLREHRDALLAERDRISRLAASVGRVVAELEGGEEMDPEEMFDGLDTPQQRRYEADLVERYGEGVREQIAESRRRAGTMTKAEVAAVDADYAEIGRRLVPLIDAGVAPDDPRVLDVMADHYAIVARFWTPTADQYAGLGDLYVDHPGFSQARYAKEHPMMAEYLRDAMAAYAIARLT, translated from the coding sequence ATGAGCACGACGACGGACCGGCCGGGCGAGCGCGCCTGGTCGATCGTGGAGGTCGCGCGCCTGGCGTCGGTGTCGTCGCGGACGCTGCGGCACTACGACGACGTCGGGCTGGTGAGGCCGGCGTTCGTGGGGGCCAACGGCTACCGCTACTACCGGCGTGCGGAGCTGCGGCGGCTCCAGGAGGTGCTCGTGCTGCGCGAGCTGGGCCTGCCGCTGGAGGCGATCGCGCGCGTGCTCGAGGGCACCGGCGACCGCGCCGCGGTGCTGCGCGAGCACCGGGACGCCCTGCTCGCCGAGCGGGACCGGATCTCCCGGCTGGCCGCATCGGTCGGCCGGGTGGTGGCAGAGCTGGAAGGAGGTGAGGAGATGGATCCCGAGGAGATGTTCGACGGCCTCGACACGCCGCAGCAGCGGCGTTACGAGGCGGACCTCGTCGAGAGGTACGGCGAGGGCGTGCGCGAGCAGATCGCGGAGAGCCGGCGCCGGGCCGGCACGATGACCAAGGCCGAGGTGGCCGCGGTCGACGCCGACTACGCCGAGATCGGTCGTCGGCTCGTGCCGCTGATCGACGCCGGAGTCGCCCCCGACGACCCGCGCGTGCTCGACGTGATGGCCGACCACTACGCGATCGTGGCGCGGTTCTGGACGCCGACGGCGGACCAGTACGCCGGGCTGGGCGACCTCTACGTCGACCACCCAGGGTTCTCCCAGGCACGGTATGCCAAGGAGCACCCGATGATGGCCGAGTACCTACGCGACGCCATGGCGGCCTACGCGATCGCCCGGCTCACGTAG
- the rmuC gene encoding DNA recombination protein RmuC has product MSDLLPLLLALVVGLGLGALLGAAVVLSVVRRDPRSRRGTPSDQERTVDALVRPLQDSLTRMSAELARTERERAAAQAELREQIRLTAAGTDALRDQTGRLVTALRRSEVRGRWGEVQLRRLVEAAGMLPHVDFEEQASTRDDAGDLLRPDLVVHLSDGRDVVVDAKVPLSAYLDATQETDDATSRLLLSRHAAELAAHVDRLSAKDYWRRHGSPEFVVLFLPAESLLSAALDARPDLLEHAFARDVVIATPTTLLALLRTVAHTWRQDSAARNVREVHALARDLHARLATLGGHLARLGGALDGAVGQYNATVGSLESRVLVTARRLAGLGLVDGADDDAGLAPPRLLSTATRPLAADELVASRDGGLADLATAPLAEETAPVTYG; this is encoded by the coding sequence ATGAGCGACCTGCTTCCCCTGCTGCTCGCCCTCGTCGTCGGCCTGGGCCTCGGCGCGCTGCTGGGCGCCGCCGTGGTGCTCTCCGTCGTGCGCCGCGACCCGCGGTCGCGGCGGGGGACGCCGAGCGACCAGGAGCGGACGGTGGACGCCCTGGTCCGCCCGCTGCAGGACTCGCTGACCCGGATGTCGGCCGAGCTCGCGCGCACCGAGCGCGAGCGCGCGGCGGCCCAGGCCGAGCTGCGCGAGCAGATCCGGCTCACGGCCGCGGGCACCGACGCCCTGCGCGACCAGACGGGACGGCTGGTCACGGCGCTGCGCCGCTCGGAGGTGCGCGGGCGCTGGGGCGAGGTGCAGCTGCGCCGCCTCGTGGAGGCCGCGGGGATGCTGCCGCACGTCGACTTCGAGGAGCAGGCCAGCACGCGCGACGACGCGGGCGACCTGCTGCGCCCGGACCTCGTGGTGCACCTGTCCGACGGTCGCGACGTCGTCGTCGACGCGAAGGTGCCGCTCTCGGCCTACCTCGACGCGACGCAGGAGACCGACGACGCCACCTCGCGGCTGCTGCTCTCGCGCCACGCCGCGGAGCTGGCCGCCCACGTGGACCGCCTCTCCGCCAAGGACTACTGGCGACGCCACGGGTCGCCGGAGTTCGTCGTGCTGTTCCTGCCCGCCGAGTCGCTGCTCTCCGCCGCGCTCGACGCGCGCCCCGACCTTCTCGAGCACGCGTTCGCCCGCGACGTCGTCATCGCGACGCCCACCACCCTGCTCGCCCTGCTGCGCACGGTCGCCCACACCTGGCGGCAGGACTCGGCCGCGCGCAACGTGCGCGAGGTCCATGCGCTCGCGCGCGACCTGCACGCCCGGCTGGCGACTCTCGGCGGCCACCTGGCCCGGCTGGGCGGCGCGCTCGACGGCGCCGTGGGCCAGTACAACGCCACGGTGGGCTCGCTCGAGTCGCGCGTGCTGGTCACCGCGCGGCGCCTCGCCGGCCTCGGCCTGGTCGACGGCGCGGACGACGACGCGGGGCTCGCGCCGCCCCGCCTGCTGAGCACCGCCACCCGCCCCCTCGCCGCCGACGAGCTCGTCGCCTCCCGCGACGGGGGGCTCGCCGACCTCGCCACGGCGCCCTTGGCGGAGGAGACGGCTCCGGTCACGTACGGTTGA
- a CDS encoding 4-hydroxy-3-methylbut-2-enyl diphosphate reductase, with protein MVRTAAGRSGEVSRAMRGSLGDAGHVPGVRAEHDATGRGPGVRTYDEGVTSSESPRRQVLLAAPRGYCAGVDRAVVTVEKALDLYGPPVYVRKQIVHNKHVVEELEARGAIFVEETQEVPEGALVVFSAHGVAPSVHAEAAERGLRTIDATCPLVTKVHQEARRFADEGYRILLIGHEGHEEVVGTTGEAPEAITLVDGPHHVDDLDVSPDEKVVWLSQTTLSVDETVETVDLLRQRLPLLVSPPSDDICYATQNRQQAVKAIAPRCDVVVVVGSGNSSNSVRLVEVALDAGARASYRVDNADELDEQWFEGVGTVGVTSGASVPESLVQGVLDWLAARGWGDVEQVSSADERLVFALPPELRRDLKAAGRV; from the coding sequence ATGGTGCGCACCGCGGCCGGCCGCTCCGGCGAGGTCTCGAGAGCCATGCGGGGCAGCCTAGGAGACGCAGGTCACGTGCCCGGTGTTCGCGCAGAGCACGACGCGACGGGTCGCGGGCCCGGCGTGCGCACCTACGATGAAGGGGTGACTTCCTCCGAGAGCCCCCGGCGTCAGGTGCTGCTCGCGGCACCCCGCGGATACTGCGCCGGCGTCGACCGTGCGGTCGTGACCGTCGAGAAGGCGCTCGACCTCTACGGCCCGCCGGTCTACGTCCGCAAGCAGATCGTGCACAACAAGCACGTCGTGGAGGAGCTCGAGGCGCGCGGGGCGATCTTCGTCGAGGAGACCCAGGAGGTGCCCGAGGGCGCGCTCGTGGTGTTCAGCGCGCACGGCGTCGCGCCGTCGGTGCACGCCGAGGCCGCCGAGCGCGGACTGCGCACGATCGACGCCACGTGCCCGCTCGTCACCAAGGTGCACCAGGAGGCGCGCCGCTTCGCCGACGAGGGCTACCGCATCCTGCTCATCGGCCACGAGGGCCACGAGGAGGTCGTCGGCACCACGGGCGAGGCGCCCGAGGCGATCACCCTGGTCGACGGTCCGCATCACGTCGACGACCTCGATGTGTCGCCCGACGAGAAGGTGGTCTGGCTCTCGCAGACCACGCTGTCGGTCGACGAGACCGTGGAGACCGTCGACCTGCTGCGGCAGCGGCTGCCGCTGCTGGTGAGCCCGCCCAGCGACGACATCTGCTACGCGACGCAGAACCGGCAGCAGGCGGTCAAGGCCATCGCGCCGCGCTGCGACGTGGTGGTGGTGGTGGGCAGCGGGAACTCCTCGAACTCCGTGCGGCTGGTGGAGGTCGCCCTCGACGCCGGCGCCCGCGCCTCCTACCGGGTCGACAACGCCGACGAGCTCGACGAGCAGTGGTTCGAGGGTGTCGGGACGGTCGGCGTGACGAGCGGGGCGTCGGTGCCCGAGTCGCTCGTGCAGGGCGTGCTGGACTGGCTCGCCGCCCGAGGCTGGGGCGACGTCGAGCAGGTGTCGTCGGCCGACGAGCGGCTGGTGTTCGCGCTCCCGCCGGAGCTGCGCCGCGACCTCAAGGCCGCCGGGCGCGTCTGA
- a CDS encoding exodeoxyribonuclease VII large subunit, protein MALETSPERPAAVRTIARALEGWIARLGAVWVEGQVAQLSRRPGAGLVFLTLRDTEADMSVSVSAQPRVVDSCVPPLAEGQRVVVHARAEYFPGRGTLSFRATEIRAVGLGELLAQLEARKNLLATEGLFDAGRKRPLPFLPRAVGLVCGRASDAERDVVENARRRWPGVHFEIREVAVQGTRAVQEVCDAIRDLDAVPHVEVIVVTRGGGSVEDLLPFSDEGLVRLVAACRTPVVSAIGHEKDSPLLDLVADVRASTPTDAARRVVPDMSEQARLVAELRARAERAVRGRVEQQRAWLDGVRHRPVLADPSVLVSARADTVAGLLDRARRGLDHRLARASDDVAHVRARVRALSPAATLDRGYAVVQAPDGSVVRDADDVATGAQVRVRVGRGEFRATRD, encoded by the coding sequence ATGGCTCTCGAGACCTCGCCGGAGCGGCCGGCCGCGGTGCGCACCATCGCGCGCGCCCTGGAGGGCTGGATCGCGCGGCTGGGCGCCGTGTGGGTCGAGGGCCAGGTGGCGCAGCTGAGCCGGCGTCCCGGTGCCGGCCTGGTCTTCCTCACCCTGCGCGACACCGAGGCCGACATGTCGGTGAGCGTGTCCGCCCAGCCGCGCGTCGTCGACTCGTGCGTCCCGCCGCTCGCGGAGGGGCAGCGCGTGGTCGTGCACGCGCGGGCCGAGTACTTCCCCGGGCGGGGCACGCTGTCGTTCCGGGCCACCGAGATCCGTGCGGTCGGGCTCGGCGAGCTGCTCGCCCAGCTCGAGGCGCGCAAGAACCTGCTCGCGACCGAGGGGCTGTTCGACGCGGGCCGCAAGCGCCCCCTGCCGTTCCTGCCGCGCGCGGTCGGGCTGGTGTGCGGGCGGGCGAGCGACGCCGAGCGCGACGTCGTCGAGAACGCCCGCCGGCGCTGGCCCGGCGTGCACTTCGAGATCCGCGAGGTGGCGGTGCAGGGCACCCGCGCGGTGCAGGAGGTCTGCGACGCGATCCGCGACCTCGACGCCGTGCCGCACGTCGAGGTCATCGTCGTCACGCGCGGTGGCGGCTCCGTGGAGGACCTGCTGCCGTTCTCCGACGAGGGCCTCGTGCGCCTCGTGGCCGCGTGCCGTACTCCCGTGGTCTCCGCGATCGGGCACGAGAAGGACTCGCCGCTGCTCGACCTCGTGGCCGACGTGCGCGCCTCGACCCCCACCGACGCCGCGCGCAGGGTCGTGCCGGACATGTCCGAGCAGGCGCGGCTCGTGGCCGAGCTGCGCGCCCGGGCGGAGCGCGCGGTGCGCGGACGGGTCGAGCAGCAGCGCGCCTGGCTCGACGGCGTCCGCCACCGCCCCGTGCTGGCCGACCCCTCGGTGCTGGTGTCCGCCCGGGCCGACACCGTGGCGGGCCTGCTCGACCGCGCGCGGCGCGGGCTCGACCACCGGCTGGCCCGGGCCTCGGACGACGTGGCGCACGTCCGCGCGCGCGTGCGCGCGCTCTCGCCCGCGGCCACCCTCGACCGCGGCTACGCCGTGGTGCAGGCCCCCGACGGCTCGGTCGTGCGCGACGCCGACGACGTGGCGACGGGCGCCCAGGTGCGCGTGCGGGTCGGCCGCGGCGAGTTCCGCGCGACGCGCGACTGA